DNA sequence from the Agromyces aureus genome:
TCGGCATCCGCCGTCGCGTCGGAGGTCGTCGCGTCGGAGGCCGGCTCGGCCCAGACCACGAGGGGAGCAGGCTCCCAGCTGAGCGCGAGCGGCTCGGCCTCGGCGGGAACGACGACGGCGACGGCATCGCGCTCGTCGAGCACCGCTCGGGTCAGCTCGGCCGAGATCTGGTGCGTGATGACGGCATCGAAGATGCGGTCGGTGTCGCCCTCGGCGCGACGCACGAGCGACCATGCGCCGTTCGGGCCGATGAACTCCGAGAGCTTCGCGTTCAGCAGGTCGAAGAGGTGTTCGCCGCGGAGGTCGGCCGCGGTAGGACGCGGCGGCTTGGCGGCGGCGTGTGCCGAGGCCTGTGCGGCAAGCCTCGCTCTGCGCCAACGGCGGAACATCGGTGGCCCCTCTCGTGGGAACGGTGGCCGCACGGTTCGGGCCGTGCGGAACTGCATCCAGTTTCGGCCCCTGAGGGCTCGGAATGCCGCTGAACACGCCGCAAGCGACGGGACGGACTGAGACTAGTCCGTCAGCTCGCCGTCGCGGGTCTCTTCGGCCACCGTGCCTATGGCGATCGCGAGGCTCGCCGCCCAGGAGACCCACATGAGGAGCAGCCGCCAGTCGCGGGGACCCGATGCGGTGGCGCGAACGACTCCGATCCCGCTGATGATCGCTCCGAGGACGGCTCCGCTGAAGAGGTACTTGCGCATGGGGCCACGCTACCGCGCGGACGCATCCGTCGCGAGGCATCCGCTCGGCCGCGGCGGAGGGTTGACATGCGCGGGACGATGCGTCAAGGCCCGATGGCGAGGATCGGGCCGCTGTTAGCCTGAGGTTGCCCGCGAGGAGGGACTCCAGTCGCATGAACACCGCCCAGTCGGATTCCGAAGAACTGTACGTCGACCACGCCTACGACATGATCGTCGTCTCCAACCGGCTCCCGGTCGACTACGTGGAGCAGCCCGACGGGAGCGCGGGCTGGAGGAGCTCGCCCGGCGGGCTGGTCACTGCACTCGAACCCGTGATGCGCGCGGCCGACGGCGCCTGGATCGGCTGGGCCGGCGTCGCCGACCGCGAGTTCGACCCGTTCGAGAACGACGGCATCTCGATCATCCCCGTGCCGCTCAGCGAGTCCGAGCTCGAGGAGTACTACGAGGGGTTCTCGAACGACACCCTCTGGCCGCTCTACCACGACGTGATCGCGCCGCCCACCTACCACCGCGAGTGGTGGGACGCCTACGTGCGCGTCAATCGCCGCTTCGCCGAGGCGGCCGCGCGCGCGGCCTCCGATGGCGCCGTCGTGTGGGTGCAGGACTACCAGCTCCAGCTCGTGCCGAAGATGCTCCGCGAGTCGCGGCCCGACCTCGTGATCGGGTTCTTCAATCACATTCCGTTCCCCGCATACGGCATCTACTCGCAGCTCCCGTGGCGGCGTCAGGTCATCGACGGACTGCTCGGCGCCGACGTCATCGGGTTCCAGCGCACAGCCGACGCCGGCAACTTCTCGCGGGCCGTGCGCCGCCTGCACGGCTACCCGACGCGCGGCAACGTGATCGAGGTGCCGAACGAGCCGCGCCCGGGCGACGAGGCCGACATGCGTCGCGTCGTGGCTCGGGCCTTCCCGATCTCGATCGACGCCGAGGGCTTCGAGGAGATCGCCCGGCGCCCCGACGTGCAGGCGAGGGCGCGCGAGATCCGCGAGAGCCTCGGCAACCCCGAGACGGTCATGCTCGGCGTCGACCGCCTCGACTACACCAAGGGCATCCGGCACCGCATGAAGGCGTTCGGCGAGCTGCTGCGCGACGGTCGCATCGCCGTCCAGGACGCGACGCTCGTGCAGGTCGCCAGCCCCTCGCGCGAACGCGTCGAGACGTACCGGCAGCTCCGCGACGAGATCGAGCTCACCGTCGGGCGCCTGAACGGCGACTACGCGACGCTCGGCCACCAGGCCATCGCCTACCTGCACCACGGCTACCCGCGCGAGGAGATGGTGGCGCTCTACCTCGCGGCCGACGTCATGCTCGTGACCGCGCTCCGCGACGGCATGAACCTCGTCGCGAAGGAGTACGTCGCCTGCCGGTTCGACAACGACGGCGTGCTCGTGCTGAGCGAGTTCGCCGGGGCATCCGACGAACTGCGCCAGGCCGTGCTCGTGAACCCGCACGACATCGAGGGCCTGAAGGACGCGATCATCGAGGCGGTGCGGATGCCGCGGCGCGAGCGGTCGCGTCGCATGCGCGCCCTGCGGCGACGCGTCCGCGAGAACGACGTCGCGAAGTGGTCGGCGAGCTTCCTCGAGACCCTGACCGGATCGGGCATCATCAAGGCCGGACTGACCGACCAGCTGCGCGACGCGGTCGCCGAGCTCGCCACGACCGAGCGCCTGCTCGTCGCCCTCGACTTCGACGGCACCATCGCGCCGCTCGTGGAGCACCCGCACGACGCGCGCGCCACCGAACGCGCCGTGGCCGCCATCGAACGGCTCGTCGCCCTGCCCGACACCCGGGTCGCGCTCGTCTCCGGGCGTGCGCTCGACAGCCTCGCCGAGGTGGCATCGCCACCGGAGGGCGTGCTGCTGAGCGGCTCGCACGGCGTCGAGCTGAAGCTCGACAGCGGCCCGATCACGCTCGACCTGCGCGACGCCGAGCTGTTGAAGCTCGCGCAGCTGACGAGGGTCGTCGAGGAGGTCGTGGCCGCGCACCCGGGCGCGCGCGTCGAGCACAAGCCCGCCGGGCTCGCCCTGCACACCCGCGGACTCGCCTCCACCGCCGCGACCGCGGCCCAGCTCGATGCCCGTGAGCGCGTCGCCGCGCAGCTCGACGGCATCACCGTGCGGTCGGGCAAGTCAGTGCTCGAGTTCTCGGTGCGCTCGACCGACAAGGGGGAGTCGTTCACCCGGATGCGCCAGCACGCGGGAGCCACGGGCGCGATCTACCTCGGCGACGACGTGACCGACGAGGACGCGTTCGCCGCGCTCGAGGGCGAGGACCTCGGCGTCAAGGTCGGCCAGGGCAAGTCGATCGCGCCGTACCGGGTGCGGAACCCCGACGACGTCGCCGAACTCCTCGAGCACCTCGCGTCGGCTCGGGAGCGGGCGGCCGAAGGGGTGTCCCGCTGGGAATAGACTTCTCGTCATGTCGGAGTTCGATCCCAAACCGCGTAGTCGCACCGTAACCGATGGCATCGAGGCCATGACCAGCCGGGGCATGCTCCGAGCAGTCGGCATGGGGGATGCCGACTGGGACAAGCCCCAGATCGGCATCGCGAGCTCGTGGAACGAGATCACGCCGTGCAACCTCTCGCTCGCCCGCCTCGCGCAGGCCGCGAAGGAGGGCGTGCACGGCGGTGGCGGCTACCCGCTGCAGTTCGGCACCGTCTCCGTCTCCGACGGCATCTCCATGGGCCACGAGGGCATGCACTTCTCCCTCGTCTCCCGCGAGGTCATCGCCGACTCGGTCGAGGTCGTCATGCAGGCCGAGCGCCTCGACGGCTCGGTGCTGCTCGCCGGCTGCGACAAGTCGATCCCCGGCATGCTCATGGCCGCGGCCCGCCTCGACCTCTCGTCCGTCTTCCTCTACGCCGGCTCGATCGCCCCCGGATGGGTCCGCCTGTCCGACGGCACCGAGAAGGACATCACCATCATCGACTCGTTCGAGGCCGTCGGCGCCGTCAAGGCCGGCACCATGAGCGCCGAGGACGCGCACCGCATCGAGTGCGCCTTCGCGCCCGGCGAGGGTGCCTGCGGCGGCATGTACACCGCGAACACGATGGCCTCGGTCGCCGAGGCCCTCGGCCTCTCGCTGCCGGGCTCGGCGTCGCCGGCCTCCGCCGACCGCCGCCGCGACTACTACGCCCACCGCTCGGGCGAGGCCGTCGTCAACCTGCTGAAGCACGGCATCACCGCGCGGCAGATCCTCACGAAGAAGGCGTTCGAGAACGCCATCGCCGTGGGCATGGCGCTCGGCGGTTCGACGAACATCGTGCTGCACCTGCTCGCGATCGCGCGCGAGGCCGAGGTCGACCTCACGCTCGACGATTTCAACCGCATCGGTGCCAAGGTGCCGCACATCGGCGACCTGAAGCCCTTCGGCAAGTACGTCATGAACGACGTCGACCGTCGCGGCGGCGTGCCCGTGCTCATGAAGGCCCTGCTCGACGCGGGCCTGCTGCACGGCGACGTCATGACCGTCACCGGCAAGACCATGGCCGAGAACCTCGAGGCGCTGAACCTCCCGCCGCTCGACGGCGAGGTGCTGCGCACGCTCGACAACCCGATCCACGAGACCGGCGGCCTCACGATCCTGCACGGCTCGCTCGCACCGGAGGGTGCGGTCGTGAAGACG
Encoded proteins:
- a CDS encoding bifunctional alpha,alpha-trehalose-phosphate synthase (UDP-forming)/trehalose-phosphatase, which translates into the protein MNTAQSDSEELYVDHAYDMIVVSNRLPVDYVEQPDGSAGWRSSPGGLVTALEPVMRAADGAWIGWAGVADREFDPFENDGISIIPVPLSESELEEYYEGFSNDTLWPLYHDVIAPPTYHREWWDAYVRVNRRFAEAAARAASDGAVVWVQDYQLQLVPKMLRESRPDLVIGFFNHIPFPAYGIYSQLPWRRQVIDGLLGADVIGFQRTADAGNFSRAVRRLHGYPTRGNVIEVPNEPRPGDEADMRRVVARAFPISIDAEGFEEIARRPDVQARAREIRESLGNPETVMLGVDRLDYTKGIRHRMKAFGELLRDGRIAVQDATLVQVASPSRERVETYRQLRDEIELTVGRLNGDYATLGHQAIAYLHHGYPREEMVALYLAADVMLVTALRDGMNLVAKEYVACRFDNDGVLVLSEFAGASDELRQAVLVNPHDIEGLKDAIIEAVRMPRRERSRRMRALRRRVRENDVAKWSASFLETLTGSGIIKAGLTDQLRDAVAELATTERLLVALDFDGTIAPLVEHPHDARATERAVAAIERLVALPDTRVALVSGRALDSLAEVASPPEGVLLSGSHGVELKLDSGPITLDLRDAELLKLAQLTRVVEEVVAAHPGARVEHKPAGLALHTRGLASTAATAAQLDARERVAAQLDGITVRSGKSVLEFSVRSTDKGESFTRMRQHAGATGAIYLGDDVTDEDAFAALEGEDLGVKVGQGKSIAPYRVRNPDDVAELLEHLASARERAAEGVSRWE
- the ilvD gene encoding dihydroxy-acid dehydratase; the protein is MSEFDPKPRSRTVTDGIEAMTSRGMLRAVGMGDADWDKPQIGIASSWNEITPCNLSLARLAQAAKEGVHGGGGYPLQFGTVSVSDGISMGHEGMHFSLVSREVIADSVEVVMQAERLDGSVLLAGCDKSIPGMLMAAARLDLSSVFLYAGSIAPGWVRLSDGTEKDITIIDSFEAVGAVKAGTMSAEDAHRIECAFAPGEGACGGMYTANTMASVAEALGLSLPGSASPASADRRRDYYAHRSGEAVVNLLKHGITARQILTKKAFENAIAVGMALGGSTNIVLHLLAIAREAEVDLTLDDFNRIGAKVPHIGDLKPFGKYVMNDVDRRGGVPVLMKALLDAGLLHGDVMTVTGKTMAENLEALNLPPLDGEVLRTLDNPIHETGGLTILHGSLAPEGAVVKTAGFDAATFEGPARVFERERAAMDALTAGEIKAGDVVVIRYEGPKGGPGMREMLAITAAIKGAGLGKDVLLLTDGRFSGGTTGLCIGHLAPEAVDAGPIAFVRDGDLIRVDIAARSIDLLVDDAELAARREGWAPLPPRYTRGVLAKYSKLVRSAAEGATTG